The Bdellovibrio sp. GT3 genome contains the following window.
CGATCGGGGAGTCATGATATCGGAAACATAGATCTTATCCAGCATCAGAAGATTCTTGATGATGTTGGATTCTTTGCCTTTCAGAGTGCCTTCTTCTGCACCCATTTCGGCTGTCATCAGGATCTCTTCACGAGTGACTTCCGGGTCTTCGCTGCGACGTTGGAAAATACGGCCCAGGTATTCAGACATGATCACCAATGGATACAAGCAGAGGATCATCAATTGAATTGTGTAAGCCGTGAACGGAATCAAAGCTTTCCAGTGAGCAGCACCGATGGATTTTGGAATGATTTCGGAAAGTACAAGGATCGCAAACGTCAGGATGAAGGAAGCAGCAGTCACTGCGCTTTCACCGTAGATTTGCTGCACTTGATAAGCGATCGCCGAAGAACCCAAGGTATGGGAAAGAGTGTTCAAAGTCAGGATCGCAGAGATCGGGCGATCCAGGTTTTCTTTTAAGTGTTCAAGAAGCTTGGCGCTGCGACGGTTTTCACGAACCAGGACTGCGATGTAAGCCGAAGTCGAAGTAAGCAGGGCTGCTTCCAGCATTGAGCAAATAAACGAAACAGTTAATGTAACGATAAAGAGGACTATAAGTAATGTCATAGGTGATTGATCAGATTTCTATAGATAGGAGACAATGTAGATGGCCTAGGCCTGTGGTATTCCATTGGGGTTATAATAGCATACCCCTCGAGGAGGCTGTCTATAACGCGCAGGGCCAGATTGCTCAGGTGTACTTTATCACAGCTGAGGGCGGACTTTTGACCTTTGGGACCGGTCTACTTAGACTTTTGTCGTACATCAAAGGGGACTGAAATGTTTAATTCGATCTTATCTAGTGTGGTGGTCTTTATGGCTATGACGTCAGCAAATGCGGCAATTAAAACAGAAAGCGTGGATTACAAAGAAGGTAAAACGGCTCTGGAGGGATTCATGGCTTACGATGATTCCATTAAAACTCCAAGACCGGCGGTATTGATCATCCATCAATGGATGGGTGTTACTGACAACGAAAAAATGCGTGCGCAAATGCTGGCTGAAAAAGGTTACGTGGTTTTGGCGGCAGATATTTACGGTAAGGGCGTTCGTGCAACTTCTCCCGAAGAGGCAGGCAAGCTTGCAGGTCAGTATAAAAATGATCGCAAGTTGTTCCGCGCTCGTGGACAGGCGGCTTTTGATTTGTTGAAGAAAAACAAAATGGTTGATCCAAAACATATCGTCGTTGTTGGTTACTGCTTCGGTGGAACAGGCGCCCTGGAGATGGGGCGTGCAGGAGTGCCAGCCGCTGGTTTTGTGAGCTTCCACGGTGGACTTTCAAACCCAACTCCGGCTGATGCGAAAAACTTTAAAGCACCAGTCCTCGTTGCTCACGGAGCTTTAGATAAAGGTGTAAATCCTGAGGTGATGCCCTTCATGAAAGAAATGGACGACAATAAAGTCGACTATCAATTCATCTCTTATTCAGGTGCCGTTCACGCCTTCACGCAAAAAAGTTCCGGCAATGACCCTAGCAAAGGTGTCGCCTACAACGAAAAAGCCGACAAGCGCTCCTGGGCCCACTTCATGGACTTCCTAGCTGAAGTCGCCCCCATCAAATAACCCAAAAGGTACGGACTTACCTGCAGCGGTAAGTCCGTACCTCAATCTGTCATATCAAAAGTTAATTTCCAGCCGGTAATAACGCGTAATTGCTACCAAAGGTGTGTCCGTACCTTTGCCGATCTTGCCAAATGAGTCTTGTGTGATATGTAGGAGCCTTCAATAAATCTTTGGAGGTTCCGAATGAAAAATCTTGGTTTGGCTTTGGTTGCGGCAGCTTTCTTGGCACCGTTCACAGCATCGGCATTCTATCAATCTCAAGCGTCTTTGGTTTCTGCAGTTCCGGCAGAAGGTTGCGATCCTCGTGAAGAATCTTACGAGTGCAGCGGTAATGGCGGTTCGTTTGATGGTGGCGGTTACGGTAACGGTGGTTACGAAGATGGCAGCCGTCAGGATAACGACGGTGGACACTACGATGGTGGTGGCTATGGAAGCGATACCGATGAAGACGGTGGCTACTACGGTGGTAACGGATACTAATTCAATTTTGAAAAGTTGAAATAAGAAAAGGCAGCTCTAGGGCTGCCTTTTTTTTATGGTCTGCGCTCGTCACGACGCTCTTTGCGTTCCTCGATGAAGTCCATCACGAGCAATGCAACAGCACTTTCCAGGGTTCCGGTGGCGCGCTTTTGATTTTGTTGCGTAGCTGGCTTTTGCTCAAACCCCAGACTCTTCATCCAAGTCTTGCTGCTCAGGGAATAAATCAAAACTCCCACGGCAACGACGGTCAGTACAAGGTAAACCATCATGCCACCAGAGACATGGAACTCTTCATTCTTATCCAGCTGAGAAGCGATCGATGCGATAAACAATGACAGCCCTACGCAACCCAGCGCCAGCGAACCAATCACCGCCACCAACAAAGTGGTGAGTGAACGCACGCGCATGGCCAGTTGTTGTGAGAAAGCCTCCGCTGGTTCTTTAATCAAACCTTTGGCGTTGCCCAACAAAAATGAAAGTAGAGGCAAAAGAAATTTCATCATGATTAATCATCCCTGCGATAAAAAAGACGAGCCAGCATAAATCCCGCAAGAGCTGCCACACCCACGGCCATCCACGGATGCTCCTTCACGGAACTTTCCATTGAGTTTTTCAGCTCCGTTATTTCAGCTTTTTGTTCATCGGAAATTTTGTCAGTCAAAGGGGACGCGGCTCCTTTGAGTTCTTCCAGAATTTGCTTTTTGATTTCGGCGATAAGTTGATCACGGTCCATGGTGTTTTCTCCATGAACCTTATCGGCATAAAACGAGACAGGATTAACTTTTCCAGACTATCGACCAGTGGCGGCTATTCGCTAACGGTTTCCCAGAATGGCAGCATTCCAAAGGTTAGGTTCGCACCACTAAAAACAACCATGGCTCCGTCAGCCATTATAACGGAAGAGGGAGCTTGGCAGGCTTCGGTAAGTGGAGTTCCAAAACTCCATTGATCTGTGTTTGGCTCGTAAAATCTGACACCCGAAACGGGTTCATTGCCAGAAGCACTTTCATTGCCACCAGTAATGGCCACTTTTCCGCTAGGAAGCAGTTGTCCCGACATACTTGTTAAAGTCGTGTCCAAACTTGCAGCCGGCGACCAGGTGTCGTCAGCAGGATTGTATATCTCAGTAGATGCAAGGGCGGTGTTCGTGTTTATATCCGTTCCGCCGATCACAAAGATTTTTCCCGAAGGCAGCTTAACCACGACCGAATTCATTCGAGCATAGGCGGGATTGGCCAAGGTGGACCAAGTTCCGCTGGAAATATCGTATTTTGAATTTCCATAGGGTCCAATAAAGATGACTTCGGTTTCACTGATTGTAAATGCAGTATCAAGAAGGGCAGGTGCAGAGCGCGGTGTTAGTGTGCTCCAACTGCCGTCAGCGGGATCATATACGTCGTTTTGCAGGACTGGGCTGCTGCCAGAATCTAGGCCGCCTGAAATCAGCAGTTTTCCATTTGGCAGAACCAAAGTGGTATGGGCATAGCGACCTACAGGCATTGTTACGGGAGAGAAGGTGTTTAAATCTGGATCATAAATTTCAGCACTCGAAGAAGCGACGCCTCCAAGGGTGAAACTCATTCCTCCTGCGATAAAGACTTTACCGGAAGGTAGCAGCGTGGCGGTATGATAGACACGGTCATTCGCCATGTTCGGGCCCGCTGTCATGGTGTTCGTGTTTGAGTCGTAGATGGCAGTCGACTCTGTCACGGCAGCGGCCTCTGCCAGAGGTTGTCCCCCGGTGAAAAGAATTTTTCCATTCTTCATTAATGTGGTGGTGTTGCCCACGCGTCCACCGAGTAATGGTGTGCTGCCAATCCACGCAACGCCTGTCAGTTGTCCTTCGATATAAGTTTCAGTAACGGCGCCCGTATAATCGGGATCTCCGCCCCCCGCGATCAGGATTCTGCCATCAGGAAGCTTCAGCAACGTTCCAAGGGAATGACCCGCTTCAATTGCAATTGGATCCACTGACCAGCTGTTGGTTGCCGGGTCATAAATTTCGCTGGCTTTTGCCGCAATAGAAGGGACAGTTAAATTGCTGACTCCACTGGTAACAAGAATTTTGCCACTTGGTAAACCGATGGCGCCATGGGCGCGTCTATTACCACTTAGCGATGGCCCCGCCGACCATGTGTTGGCACTGACATTGTAAATTTCCGTGGTCGCAGTCATACTTCCAGTCGAAGCCCAGCCACCAGTCAGTAAGACATTTCCCGAAGGTAAAACAGCCGCTGCTGCTTGATAGCGGCCCAATGCCATAGGGGCTTTGGTTGAAAAGGAGTTCGTGGATGGGTCATATGCCTGAACAGTGGTAATGGATGTTACCGCGGCTGTAGTTAGTCCTCCAAGGATCAAAATCGTATTGTCTGACAAGGTAACCGACGGGAACTCTGAAACTGCTGTTGGCATATCCGGTCCATAGGTCCATTGATCAGTTGCCGGATCGAATATCTCAGTTTTTTCAGTTGGTGCGGAGGTCGTTGGGTGTGCAGCGCCGCCGATTATTATAACTTTTCCGTTAGGTAGCAGGTGGGAAGAGTGACCCGCGCGTGGGACCGCAATCGAGGGACCCGCAGACCAGGAATTGGATGCAGGATTATAAATTGCTGTCGTTGCCGTTCTTGCAAAAGTTCCGTCGAGCCCACCAGCAACCAAAACTCGTCCATCATTTAGAACGGTGGCTTGGGAAAATAAACGAGGTGTGGGTAGCGCGGGGCCCGCCGACCACAACCCAGTGGCTGGATCAAAAATTTCTGTGGAATCCAAAGCCGTATTCGTTGAAGACGTTTGAGAGAGTCCTCCGGCTACAAGTACCTTCCCATTCTTCAGAAGTGCGGTGGCGTGCAGGGCTCGATCTTTTATTAAGTTGCCTTGGCGTCTCCAGGTGAACTTACTCATGTCAATTTTTTCAGCCATAGTGACCGGAGAGCTGGTGCCGGTCGCACCATTTAGCAACACTAGATAATCACCGGAAACATTGGCGGTATGTAAACCGCGGACTCCGTTTTTTAAAGTTCCCAGCGTCGACCATGAACCCAGAGTTGCGTCAGGAGTATAAATTAAGGAATCATCGAGCGCCGTGTTGCCACTGCTATCGGCGAAGCCGCCTGTGACCACCAGAACTCCATTTACTAAAGTTGCCGTGTGTCCCCATCTTGCCGTCGGCAGTAAAGTAGCGAAATATAACGCCGCTGGATCAGCGGGATTGATGATGTTAACAATATCTGTAGGTCCCGCACTTCCTATGCCTCCCACTATGGCAACGCGCCCATTTTTCAACAATGTCGCAGTCAGATCATTGCGACCCACTGAAAGAATGGGTGTCGCTATTCCCATTTCCAGTGATGGAATTGCCGGAGGGGTGCTTGGATTAAAAATCTCACTCGCCGTCAGATAACCTGATTGTGATGATCCACCTATAATTAATACTTTGCCGTTTGGCATAAGTACGGCTGCATGTCGTGTACGCTCCGCTGGTAAATTGACACCCGCAGGACTCCAGGAGTTTGTCGTCGGATCATAGATCTCCAGCGAAGCAGTATAAGTCGTATTGCCAATTTCCCCGCCCGCGACCAGCACTCGACCGTCCGGTAGAAGGGTGGCCGTGTGATTCGCGCGAGCCACCGACATCGAGTTAGCTGAACTCCATGAGTTTGTTGTGGGATCATACAATTCTGCAGACGCACGGTAGGCGGTATCATTCATGCCACCCACAACCAGTACTTTGCCGCTGGAAAGCAGGGTGGATGTGTGGCGGGATCGTGCCTCTGTCAATGCTGGAGCTTCCGACCAGCGTGAAGTCACGGGATTAAAAACTTCTACGCCATTCAGTGCGGGACGAGGTCCGTTCAAAACCGTACCTCCAACCACAAGGATGCGCCCATCAGTTAATGTGGTTGCGGTATTTCGTACTCTACGAACATTGGGGTAAAGAGAGCGAGATGCTTGGGAGGAATAAATACCTGGGCTTCCCAGTGAAGGCAGTTGGTCTATCTCATAAAATGAGAGATCAAGAGTACATCCTGTGAGTGTCCCCACAAATGCTATGAAAGCAAAAATGTTCCGAATCCAATGTGCCCACACGTTCATATGAATACTTATCGGCTAATTTGAAGAAATTTTTGAATCCAAAGTTTGCTTTCGTGTTCTGTGAGCACAGTGAAGTTTGTCTCATATTGAGTCAGCAGTCGTTCCGGATTTAGGTCCAGCGATGCTTTATTCGTTTCAATAAAAACAAATATAAATTTATTTATAGGAATCAGGAGAAGACATGAAATTGATTTTCGCGTTCGCGGTATTTTTGACGAGTTTCCTCGACGAGTATTCAAGCCAGTTCCAAATACCAGGTGCAAAACTTTTATGCGGGCACTGCATACCGTTGGGAAATCTTTTATATTCCATTGGCCTTGAACTACAACATTGTTTATTTCCAGCCAGCGCCACTTACTTTCGGAAGTATTGAAGCAAAGAATGGAATTGGTGCGCATCTTGGCGTCGGATGGTTTATCAATGATCATTTTGCTTTGGAGTTTATTGGGCGTTCAGCAATGACGGAACTGAACCTGACCAACTCCACAGGCACCTCCAAAAACAAAGGAACAATCGCCTCGACATCACTTTTGTTGAGATACGACTATTAGAAGTTTCATAAAGCGATCACCTTCTGGTCACCCATTTTGGGAATCAGAACCAGGGTGAGAATGCGAGCGGAATCTTTCACGTAAAAGAGGATTCCGCAGCTATGCTTAAAGAATGAAGCTGCAAATCACGTTGCTAATTATAGCTTTGATAAGTCTTACAGCCTGCGGGAATGGTGGTCTCAGTGCCGCCAGTTCAGCGGGTGTCAATGAAGGCAGTTCCAACCAAGGCAGTGGAAGTGGTGGAACCGTCATCGGGGAAACTCCGCCGGCTGGCAGCGATGGCTGCTATGGGATGGATGCCAATACCTGCCTGGTTTTTAAAGCCACCAACACTCAGCGTGTCGCCAATGGACTGGCCGCCCTGGCATATTGTCAGGCGTGCACACAAATGGCCTATGAGCAAAGCAAGGACATGAGTGATAGGGGTTATTTTGATCACACACGACCGGATGAGGCATTTTATAGTCGCTGCACGCGATTTGGACTGGCTTCGGGGTGCGGTGAAAACATCGCGCAGGGCTACTCTGCTTCACAGGTCGTGCAAGGCTGGATGGAAAGCCCTGGTCACCGCGCCAATATCTTAAATCAATCCTATCGCTCATTCGGAGTAGGTTTATATAGCGGATTCTCGACGCAGGTATTCTATACGGGAACGAATCGCTAAGCCCAATTAAGCCGTTTGCTGAAATTGGATATGAATGCAAAGACGATAAAGAATAATGTCTGGATAATCACGATGAATGGGGCAGTGTCAGCATCGAAATGATAGCTCAGCAAAGTCCCCAGCAAGCACGAAACCACCGAGACCATCACGGCAACGATCATCATTCGATCCAGGGTGCGGCAAACCAAAAATGCCGAAGCCCCCGGAGCAATTAGCATCGCTACTACCAGAATGATGCCTGCGGTTTTTAGCGCGGAAACAATTGTCAGCGACAGGAGTGCCAGCAGGCCAAAGTGAATCCATTTCACTCGCAATCCGGAAGTCTGTGCATGAGTGGGATCAAAACAGTAAAGTTCGAACTCACGACGTTTAATAATCAAAATCAAAGCACTGCTAAGGCCAATTATACAAGACTCCATCAGCTCGGAATAACTCGTGCCTAAGACATTTCCAAACAGCACGTGCATAAGGTGAATGTCGGTTTCGATCTTGGTCAACATCACAAGCCCTAAGGCAAACATACCCGAAAAGACAATTCCTAAAATAGCATCCTCTTTGATGCGACTGTTGGCTTTGATAAACCCAGTGCCGAACGCACAAACCAATCCCGCGCCAAACGCACCGACGCCCAATGGGATTCCAAATAAGTAGGACAAAGCCAGGCCTGGCAGAACGGCATGGGAGACAGCATCGCCCATCAGCGACCAGCCTTTAAGAATCAGGAAGCATGAAAAGACTGCGCAAGAAATGCCGATGATGATAGCACTGGCCAGGGCGCGAACCATAAATTCATGTTGTAGCGGCTCCATGATAAAACTCATCAAGGTCATGGTGTGGCCTCTTTACGAAGAGTTCTTCTTTTCGCCAGCAACCCATGTTTGGGAGCAAAGACGAATAACACCAAAAACAATAACGTCTGCAAAGTGACTATCAAGCCGCCCGGAGAAGCATTTAAGAAGTAACTTAAATAGACTCCAACCATGCTGGTGACAGTGCCAAAGGCAATAGACAGTGGCACCAGAACACGGAAGCGATCCGTTAACAGGTAAGCAGTGGAACCCGGCGTGACAACCATCGCGATTACCAAGCAGGCGCCTACAGTTTGCAGTGAAGAAACCGTGGCAGCACTTAAAAGAACAAAGAAAAGAATTTTCAGAAAGTTTACGGGCAGTCCCACGGTGCGCGCGTGAACTTCATCAAAAAAGACGGCCCAAAGATCTCGCCACTTGGCGATCAGGATCACCAGAGTGATAACGGCCATTATAACCACTTGATTGCGGTCTTCCGGGGAGATGGCCAGGATATTCCCCAGAACGATGGTTTGAATGCTGACCGCCGTGGGCTTCAAAGAAGCAATCAGCAGTCCCAACGCAAAGAAAGAACTGAAAATCAAACCGATCACGGCGTCTTCACGCAACTTTGTTTTCTTGCGCACAACACTCATGCTTAAAGCTGCCAGAATCCCCGCAAAGAAAGCGCCAGCTGAATAGGGCAAGGACAGTAAGTAAGCCAGCGCGACTCCAGGAACAATGGAATGCGCCAAGGCATCGCCCATCAAGGACCAGCCTTTAAGCATCAAATATGCTGAAAGAAATGAACAAACGGCTCCAACCAATCCGCAGACCCAAATGGCATTGACCATGTAGTGGTAAGAAAAAGGTTCAAGCAGCAATGCCATCATTCTTCGTCCTGATTTTTTTTGACGATTTCAGGATGGGATTTATCTCCGTACAAAACCAGTGCGCCCTCGTCGTCAGTCAGCACCGTGACAGTGCGTGGATCTGCATCGGTATGAAGGTCGGAACCTTGCAGATGCAGGTGGCGCAGCATTCCCCCGAAGGCGATGGCTAAGTTTTCCTGAGTAAAGCTGGTGCGTATAGGTCCGCTGGAAACAATGGATTTATTCAATAGCACCGCATGAGTGCAAAAGTCGGGAACACTGCCCAGATTGTGGGTGGAGACCAAAATCAAACGTCCATCTTTAGCCAGGGATTTGAACAGCTCCATCAACGAGTGTTCAGTTTTAACATCAACTCCGGTGAAAGGTTCATCAAGCAGGACAATGCGACTGTCCTGAGCCAAGGCGCGGGCGACGAACACGCGCTTTTTCTGGCCGCCACTCAGTTCACCGATCTGTCTTTTTCTAAGCTCGCTCAAGCCCACGCGTTGCAAGGCCTGATCCACAGCTTCGTGATCTTTCCTGGTCGCGATACGGAAAAATCCCATGTAACCATAGCGGCCCATCATCACGACATCTTCAACCAGAATCGGGAAGCTCCAGTCGACCTCTTCGCTTTGTGGAACGTAGGCGACTTGGTTTTTTTTAAGAGCCTCATGCACTTCCAGTCCATTTAGCAAAACAGTTCCGCTGGTGGGTTTAATGCCACCCGTAAGAGTTTTAAAAACAGTGGATTTGCCAGCACCATTGACTCCCACCAAGGCACAGATGTTCCCGGTCTCCAGATCAAGATTGATATTCGCCAGAGCTTTATGTCCGTTGCTATAGATGACATCCAGGCCCTTAATGTGCAGTGCCTTCATTTGGATTCCTTTAAGGAGTTTTTAAACCCATTGGCAATGGTCTGTGTGGTGACTTTCAAAAGATCCAAATAAGTAGGAACGGGACCAGAGGCTTCACTTAAAGAATCCACATACAATACGCCGCCATACTTCGCTCCGGTTTCCAGGGCGACTTGCTTGGCGGGACGATCCGAGATCGTGCTTTCAGAAAACACCACCGGAATTTTTTTAGCTTTAACGGCATCGATTACTTTGCGAACTTGTTGCGGAGTTCCCTGTTGGTCCGCATTGATCGGCCACAGATAAAGTTCCTTCATCCCCAGATCCCGAGCCAGATAGCTGAAGGCACCTTCGCTGGTTACCAGGTAACGTTTTTCCTCGGGGATGGAAGAAAGCGACAATTTCATTTCATCGCGCAGTTTCTTAATTTTTTCAGAGTAGACCGTGGCGTTGGCTTCGTAAACTTTGGCATTCTGCGGATCGATTTGTGTCAAAGCTTTACGGATGTTTTCAACATAGATCAAAGCGTTCTCGGTCGACATCCACGCATGTGGATTGGGTTTGCCGCTATAAGGCCCCTCATAGATGGACAGGGGCTTTACACCGTCGGAAATAACAAATCCCGGCACGCCTTTGGCGTCGCGCAGGAATCTCGAGAACCATCTTTCCAGATTCAGTCCATTCCATAAAATGGCATTGGCGCCCTTGGCGCGGACGATGTCTTTAGGGGTGGGCTGATAATCATGAATCTCTGCGCCCGGCTTGGTGATGGATTCCACGGTGGCGGCATCACCAGCGACGTTTCGCGCGATATCCGCAATCACTGTGAAGCTTGTGACGACTTTGGGCTTAGCCACTGCCAGTGAGGGCAAAGCGGTTAGCAGGGGAATGCATAAAATGGAGAGAGTTTTTTTAAAAACAGCTGTCATCAACTCTAAATTTAGCCACGAGGTCACTTTCTATACAATGGCGAAAAGAGTCTGACATCTTGTTGATAAGCAAACCGATAACGTCGAAAGGCAAAAAAAAAGCCCCGGTGTCTCCACCAGGGCTTTTTGAAAGATCAAGTGATCTAAGATTACTTTTGCTCAGCTGCGCGCTTCGCTTGGTATTTCTTAGCAAGCTCTTCTTGGATGTTACGAGGTACTGGCAAGTACTTCGCGAATTCCATAGAGAACTCACCTTTACCTTTAGTAGCAGAACGTAGATCAGTTGAGTAACCGAACATTTCTGTCAACGGTACTTCAGCTTCGATCACGCAGTTGCCATCAAAAGCAGTTGTTCCAACGATAGTACCACGGCGTTGGTTGATTTGACCAACCGCTGAACCTTGATATTCATCTGGAACTACAGTCTCAAGCTTCATGATCGGCTCAAGAACTGCTGGTTTAGCTGCAGGGTAAACCTCACGAAGAGCCGCCATACCAGCGATTTTGAACGCCATGTATGAGGAGTCGACGTCATGGTATGCACCGTCTTCAAGAACAACTTCAACACCAACGATTGGGAAACCAATCAATGGACCTTTAACAGTTTGCTCTTTGAAACCCTCTTCAACAGCTGGGATGAATTCCTTAGGAATACGACCACCAACAACGTCGTTAGAGAATTTGAATACAGAACCGTCTTCTTGAGTTGGAAGAGGGCGGATTTTACCCACGATCTTCGCGTACTGACCAGAACCACCGGTTTGTTTTTTGTGAGTGTAATCGTACTCTGCTTCAGCAGTGATAGTCTCACGGTAAGCAACTTGAGGTTGACCTACGATAACTTCACAGTTGAATTCACGCTTCATACGCTCAACGTAGATTTCCAAGTGCAACTCACCCATACCAGAGATGATAGTCTCATTTGATTCCTCGTCACGGTGAACGCGGAAAGTAGGGTCTTCCTTACGGAATTTTTGCAACGCTTTAGAGAAGTTATTCGCTGCAGCTTTGTCTTTTGGAGCAACTGCAAGAGAGATAACCGCGTCTGGAACGTGCATGGATTGCATAGATGCATTGATGTCTTCAGAACAGAAAGTGTCACCAGAAGCACAGTCGATACCGAACAATGCAACGATGTCACCCGCATAAGAAACATCGATATCTTCCATCTTGTCAGAGTGCATACGCACTAGACGAGGGATTTTAACCGCTTTCTTATTCGTTTGGTTCGTGATGAACGCACCTTTTTGCAATTTACCTTGGTAAACGCGCATGTACGTCAACTGACCGAATGGTGTTTCTTGAAGTTTGAACGCCAAGGCAACAGTCGGTTTGCTAGCATCTGGGAATAGATCGAACTTCTCTTCGCCTTTGTTAAGGTCAAGAGCTTGTTCTTTCTTCTCTGCTGGAGTTGGCAAGTAATAAGTTACGCCATCCAACAAATGCTGAACGTTTTTATTTTTGTAAGCAGAACCGCAGAATACTGGAACCAGTTTCAAATCGATTACACCTTTACGGATAGCCGCTTTGATTTCTGCTTCAGTTGGCTCTTCTTCCATCAAGAATTTTTCGCCGATAGAATCGTCGATATCCGCAAGAGCACCGATCATGATTTGACGGTATTCTTTAGCTTGATCCACTAGATCAGCAGGGATAGCGATTTCAGTGATTTTCTCGCCGTCGTTACCTTCGTTGACGAAAGCTTTCATTTGAACCAGGTCAACGATACCACGGTGTTGGTCTTCCAAACCGATTGGGATGTTGATCATAACTGCGTTCAAACGAAGTTTTTCAATCAAAGCGTCTTTTACGCGGAACGGATTGGCACCTTGACGGTCCAATTTGTTCACGAATGCCAAACGAGGAACGCCGTAACGTTTCATCTGACGGTCAACTGTGATGGACTGAGATTGAACACCAGATACACCGCAAAGAACCAGGATCGCACCGTCAAGAACGCGAAGAGAACGCTCAACTTCAACTGTGAAGTCAACGTGCCCCGGAGTGTCGATCAAGTTGATTGTGTAATCCTTCCACTGAACCTGAGTTGCAGCAGACTGGATTGTGATACCTTTTTCTCTCTCTAGATCCATGGAGTCCATTGTAGCGCCGACGCCATCTTTACC
Protein-coding sequences here:
- a CDS encoding metal ABC transporter ATP-binding protein; the protein is MKALHIKGLDVIYSNGHKALANINLDLETGNICALVGVNGAGKSTVFKTLTGGIKPTSGTVLLNGLEVHEALKKNQVAYVPQSEEVDWSFPILVEDVVMMGRYGYMGFFRIATRKDHEAVDQALQRVGLSELRKRQIGELSGGQKKRVFVARALAQDSRIVLLDEPFTGVDVKTEHSLMELFKSLAKDGRLILVSTHNLGSVPDFCTHAVLLNKSIVSSGPIRTSFTQENLAIAFGGMLRHLHLQGSDLHTDADPRTVTVLTDDEGALVLYGDKSHPEIVKKNQDEE
- a CDS encoding metal ABC transporter substrate-binding protein, with the protein product MTAVFKKTLSILCIPLLTALPSLAVAKPKVVTSFTVIADIARNVAGDAATVESITKPGAEIHDYQPTPKDIVRAKGANAILWNGLNLERWFSRFLRDAKGVPGFVISDGVKPLSIYEGPYSGKPNPHAWMSTENALIYVENIRKALTQIDPQNAKVYEANATVYSEKIKKLRDEMKLSLSSIPEEKRYLVTSEGAFSYLARDLGMKELYLWPINADQQGTPQQVRKVIDAVKAKKIPVVFSESTISDRPAKQVALETGAKYGGVLYVDSLSEASGPVPTYLDLLKVTTQTIANGFKNSLKESK
- the fusA gene encoding elongation factor G, translated to MSKKWNIDMVRNIGISAHIDSGKTTLSERILFYGGKIHAIHEVRGKDGVGATMDSMDLEREKGITIQSAATQVQWKDYTINLIDTPGHVDFTVEVERSLRVLDGAILVLCGVSGVQSQSITVDRQMKRYGVPRLAFVNKLDRQGANPFRVKDALIEKLRLNAVMINIPIGLEDQHRGIVDLVQMKAFVNEGNDGEKITEIAIPADLVDQAKEYRQIMIGALADIDDSIGEKFLMEEEPTEAEIKAAIRKGVIDLKLVPVFCGSAYKNKNVQHLLDGVTYYLPTPAEKKEQALDLNKGEEKFDLFPDASKPTVALAFKLQETPFGQLTYMRVYQGKLQKGAFITNQTNKKAVKIPRLVRMHSDKMEDIDVSYAGDIVALFGIDCASGDTFCSEDINASMQSMHVPDAVISLAVAPKDKAAANNFSKALQKFRKEDPTFRVHRDEESNETIISGMGELHLEIYVERMKREFNCEVIVGQPQVAYRETITAEAEYDYTHKKQTGGSGQYAKIVGKIRPLPTQEDGSVFKFSNDVVGGRIPKEFIPAVEEGFKEQTVKGPLIGFPIVGVEVVLEDGAYHDVDSSYMAFKIAGMAALREVYPAAKPAVLEPIMKLETVVPDEYQGSAVGQINQRRGTIVGTTAFDGNCVIEAEVPLTEMFGYSTDLRSATKGKGEFSMEFAKYLPVPRNIQEELAKKYQAKRAAEQK